One segment of Castanea sativa cultivar Marrone di Chiusa Pesio chromosome 3, ASM4071231v1 DNA contains the following:
- the LOC142626998 gene encoding receptor-like protein 7 isoform X2, with the protein MGSYMCLLISMRLLFFLSIFHYLNSFSSLSTQPVCKDFESSALLQFKQSFKINVSASSDPSAYPKISSWNSGERNDCCSWDGVLCDRGTGYVIGLDLSSSQLYGSFNSSSSLLRLVHLQKLNLADNSFNYSQIPPSISLVENLTSLKHLYLGMVNLSSPVPHILANLSSLKSLGLRGCELYGEFPMEIFKLRNLQFLSVRDNENLIGYLPEFHSSNPLRILRLANTGFSGKLPDSIGNLKSLIELDIHTCHFSGLVPTSLGNLTNLIVLSLSNNKFSGQIPFSLANLTQLSQLLLSWNSFSAQTLPWLGKQTKLTDLRLGEANLYGDIPSSLKNLTQLTGLSLVSNQLTGQIPPWLGNLTQLTHLDLGGNEFHGSIPQSICRLANLEYLSLTENNLSGRVDMDLFLKLKNLTALQLSGVHLSFPINSTFNATTPKLELLGLNACNLTEFPTFLRSQHELMILFLSHNKIQGQIPNWIFNIGKQTLLLLDLSSNFLTTFVPSNHTPPILPWDSLLTLGLSFNKLQGSLPIPPPSITQYHVSNNKLTGEISPLYCNFSSIVMLDLSHNNLGGMLPKCLSKLSNLEVLNLQNNNFRGILPGIYMEESRLRAIDVSYNQLEGQVPRSLSNCTMLEVLLLGNNQFSDIFPSWLGKLPRLRVLSLQSNGFHSAIGKPESSLDFPKLQIIDVSFNNFTGKLPYKHFQSWTSMKVANLTFDKDNAYMGVVTTTLSPSETLESDISYTLEITNKGIKTLYKKIQDHLVAIDLSSNKFDGEISEVIGNLKGLHLLNISNNILIGPIPSSLGNLTELESLDLSQNELSGEIPQQLLQLTFLAIFNASNNHLTGPIPQGKQFSTFENDSYLGNTGLCGVPLTKKCKISETMTLPPPNSKQGEGSNFPSKSDWVVIVMGYGSGLIIGFVIGNNLTIRKLERFLKNFGRKQ; encoded by the exons ATGGGGTCATACATGTGTCTCTTGATATCTATGCGCTTGCTCTTCTTCTTGTCGATTTTTCATTATCTAAATAGTTTTTCCTCTTTATCAACTCAGCCAGTGTGTAAAGATTTTGAGAGTTCTGCCTTGTTGCAATTCAAGCAAAGCTTTAAAATTAATGTGAGTGCTTCTTCTGATCCTTCTGCTTATCCAAAGATTTCATCGTGGAACTCTGGAGAAAGGAATGATTGTTGTTCGTGGGATGGTGTCCTTTGTGATAGAGGTACAGGTTACGTGATTGGCCTTGACCTCAGTAGCAGTCAACTGTATGGCTCCTTCAACTCCAGCAGCAGCCTTCTCCGCCTTGTTCACCTTCAAAAGCTCAATCTCGCTGATAATAGCTTCAATTATTCTCAAATTCCCCCAAGTATCAG TCTTGTTGAGAACTTAACCAGCCTCAAACATCTTTATTTGGGTATGGTGAACTTATCTTCCCCGGTACCTCACATCTTGGCAAACTTGTCTTCTTTAAAATCTCTTGGCCTAAGAGGTTGTGAACTATACGGTGAATTTCCCATGGAGATTTTCAAGTTACGAAATCTTCAATTCCTCAGTGTGCGAGACAATGAGAATCTCATCGGATATCTACCAGAATTCCACAGTAGCAATCCCCTTCGAATACTGAGACTTGCAAACACGGGATTCTCTGGTAAGTTACCAGATTCAATTGGAAACCTAAAGTCCTTAATTGAATTGGATATCCATACTTGCCATTTCTCTGGTTTGGTACCGACTTCACTTGGTAACCTTACCAATCTCATCGTTTTGTCTctctcaaataataaattttcggGGCAAATCCCTTTCTCATTGGCCAACCTCACACAACTCAGTCAACTACTACTTTCCTGGAATAGTTTCAGTGCACAGACGTTGCCTTGGCTTGGTAAGCAAACAAAGCTCACTGATTTGCGGTTAGGGGAAGCCAATTTATATGGTGACATTCCATCTTCACTTAAGAACTTGACCCAGCTTACCGGATTATCCCTTGTCAGTAATCAACTGACAGGTCAAATTCCACCTTGGCTTGGAAACCTTACCCAGCTAACTCATTTGGACCTTGGGGGCAATGAATTCCATGGTTCAATTCCACAATCAATTTGTAGGCTTGCGAATCTTGAATATCTGAGTCTTACTGAAAATAACCTTAGTGGCAGAGTGGACATGGACTTGTTTCTGAAGCTCAAAAATCTAACTGCACTCCAGCTTTCAGGAGTCCATCTATCATTCCCCATTAATTCAACATTCAACGCCACTACTCCAAAGCTTGAGCTATTAGGATTAAATGCATGTAACTTGACTGAATTCCCAACTTTTTTGCGTTCTCAGCATGAATTGATGATTTTGTTTCTCTCCCACAACAAAATTCAGGGCCAAATACCAAACTGGATATTCAACATAGGGAAACAAACTCTCTTATTGTTGGATCTATCCTCCAACTTCCTTACAACTTTTGTGCCTTCCAACCACACTCCGCCAATTCTTCCATGGGATAGTTTACTTACTTTGGGTCTTTCTTTCAACAAGCTGCAAGGATCACTTCCAATCCCTCCACCTTCCATCACCCAATACCATGTCTCAAACAATAAATTGACTGGAGAAATCTCACCATTGTATTGCAATTTTAGCTCAATTGTAATGCTGGATCTCTCACACAACAACTTGGGGGGCATGCTTCCCAAATGCTTGAGCAAATTGAGCAACTTGGAGGTATTGAATTTACAAAACAACAATTTCCGTGGAATACTTCCTGGAATATACATGGAAGAAAGTAGATTGAGAGCAATTGATGTAAGTTATAATCAATTAGAAGGGCAAGTACCAAGATCATTGTCCAACTGCACAATGCTGGAGGTTCTTCTTCTTGGTAACAATCAATTTTCTGACATTTTTCCCTCTTGGTTGGGGAAGCTTCCAAGGTTGAGGGTTCTAAGTTTGCAATCTAATGGGTTCCATAGTGCAATTGGGAAACCTGAAAGCAGTCTTGATTTCCCCAAGTTGCAAATCATTGATGTCTCTTTCAATAACTTTACAGGTAAGTTACCATATAAGCACTTCCAAAGTTGGACCTCCATGAAAGTTGCCAACTTGACATTTGACAAGGATAATGCTTATATGGGTGTAGTCACAACGACCTTATCACCTTCCGAAACTCTTGAAAGCGATATTAGTTACACCTTGGAAATTACAAACAAAGGCATCAAGACACTATATAAAAAGATCCAAGATCATCTTGTAGCTATTGATCTCTCAAGCAATAAATTTGATGGAGAAATTTCAGAAGTCATTGGAAATCTAAAGGGGCTTCATTTGCTCAACATATCCAACAACATTCTCATTGGTCCTATTCCATCTTCTTTAGGGAACTTAACGGAGCTTGAATCTTTAGACCTTTCTCAAAATGAGCTTTCAGGAGAGATTCCTCAGCAATTATTGCAACTCACATTCCTTGCAATCTTTAATGCCTCAAATAACCATCTCACAGGGCCTATTCCACAAGGTAAACAATTCTCTACCTTTGAAAATGATTCATATTTGGGAAACACAGGTTTGTGTGGTGTGCCTTTGACTAAGAAATGCAAAATTTCTGAGACAATGACATTGCCACCGCCGAATTCCAAACAAGGTGAAGGGTCAAATTTCCCAAGTAAATCTGATTGGGTAGTTATAGTGATGGGATATGGGAGTGGGTTAATAATTGGGTTTGTTATTGGGAATAACCTGACCATAAGAAAGTTGGAGAGGTTTCTCAAGAATTTTGGAAGAAAGCAGTAA
- the LOC142626998 gene encoding receptor-like protein 7 isoform X1, translating to MGSYMCLLISMRLLFFLSIFHYLNSFSSLSTQPVCKDFESSALLQFKQSFKINVSASSDPSAYPKISSWNSGERNDCCSWDGVLCDRGTGYVIGLDLSSSQLYGSFNSSSSLLRLVHLQKLNLADNSFNYSQIPPSIRYLSNLTYLNLSMSAFSGQIPPAIFELSNLVSLDRSLNPLELQKPGLKSLVENLTSLKHLYLGMVNLSSPVPHILANLSSLKSLGLRGCELYGEFPMEIFKLRNLQFLSVRDNENLIGYLPEFHSSNPLRILRLANTGFSGKLPDSIGNLKSLIELDIHTCHFSGLVPTSLGNLTNLIVLSLSNNKFSGQIPFSLANLTQLSQLLLSWNSFSAQTLPWLGKQTKLTDLRLGEANLYGDIPSSLKNLTQLTGLSLVSNQLTGQIPPWLGNLTQLTHLDLGGNEFHGSIPQSICRLANLEYLSLTENNLSGRVDMDLFLKLKNLTALQLSGVHLSFPINSTFNATTPKLELLGLNACNLTEFPTFLRSQHELMILFLSHNKIQGQIPNWIFNIGKQTLLLLDLSSNFLTTFVPSNHTPPILPWDSLLTLGLSFNKLQGSLPIPPPSITQYHVSNNKLTGEISPLYCNFSSIVMLDLSHNNLGGMLPKCLSKLSNLEVLNLQNNNFRGILPGIYMEESRLRAIDVSYNQLEGQVPRSLSNCTMLEVLLLGNNQFSDIFPSWLGKLPRLRVLSLQSNGFHSAIGKPESSLDFPKLQIIDVSFNNFTGKLPYKHFQSWTSMKVANLTFDKDNAYMGVVTTTLSPSETLESDISYTLEITNKGIKTLYKKIQDHLVAIDLSSNKFDGEISEVIGNLKGLHLLNISNNILIGPIPSSLGNLTELESLDLSQNELSGEIPQQLLQLTFLAIFNASNNHLTGPIPQGKQFSTFENDSYLGNTGLCGVPLTKKCKISETMTLPPPNSKQGEGSNFPSKSDWVVIVMGYGSGLIIGFVIGNNLTIRKLERFLKNFGRKQ from the coding sequence ATGGGGTCATACATGTGTCTCTTGATATCTATGCGCTTGCTCTTCTTCTTGTCGATTTTTCATTATCTAAATAGTTTTTCCTCTTTATCAACTCAGCCAGTGTGTAAAGATTTTGAGAGTTCTGCCTTGTTGCAATTCAAGCAAAGCTTTAAAATTAATGTGAGTGCTTCTTCTGATCCTTCTGCTTATCCAAAGATTTCATCGTGGAACTCTGGAGAAAGGAATGATTGTTGTTCGTGGGATGGTGTCCTTTGTGATAGAGGTACAGGTTACGTGATTGGCCTTGACCTCAGTAGCAGTCAACTGTATGGCTCCTTCAACTCCAGCAGCAGCCTTCTCCGCCTTGTTCACCTTCAAAAGCTCAATCTCGCTGATAATAGCTTCAATTATTCTCAAATTCCCCCAAGTATCAGGTACCTCTCAAACTTAACATATCTCAACCTTTCTATGTCTGCCTTCAGTGGTCAAATTCCACCAGCAATCTTTGAGCTCTCTAACTTGGTTTCCCTTGATCGCTCACTCAATCCATTGGAACTCCAAAAACCCGGCCTAAAAAGTCTTGTTGAGAACTTAACCAGCCTCAAACATCTTTATTTGGGTATGGTGAACTTATCTTCCCCGGTACCTCACATCTTGGCAAACTTGTCTTCTTTAAAATCTCTTGGCCTAAGAGGTTGTGAACTATACGGTGAATTTCCCATGGAGATTTTCAAGTTACGAAATCTTCAATTCCTCAGTGTGCGAGACAATGAGAATCTCATCGGATATCTACCAGAATTCCACAGTAGCAATCCCCTTCGAATACTGAGACTTGCAAACACGGGATTCTCTGGTAAGTTACCAGATTCAATTGGAAACCTAAAGTCCTTAATTGAATTGGATATCCATACTTGCCATTTCTCTGGTTTGGTACCGACTTCACTTGGTAACCTTACCAATCTCATCGTTTTGTCTctctcaaataataaattttcggGGCAAATCCCTTTCTCATTGGCCAACCTCACACAACTCAGTCAACTACTACTTTCCTGGAATAGTTTCAGTGCACAGACGTTGCCTTGGCTTGGTAAGCAAACAAAGCTCACTGATTTGCGGTTAGGGGAAGCCAATTTATATGGTGACATTCCATCTTCACTTAAGAACTTGACCCAGCTTACCGGATTATCCCTTGTCAGTAATCAACTGACAGGTCAAATTCCACCTTGGCTTGGAAACCTTACCCAGCTAACTCATTTGGACCTTGGGGGCAATGAATTCCATGGTTCAATTCCACAATCAATTTGTAGGCTTGCGAATCTTGAATATCTGAGTCTTACTGAAAATAACCTTAGTGGCAGAGTGGACATGGACTTGTTTCTGAAGCTCAAAAATCTAACTGCACTCCAGCTTTCAGGAGTCCATCTATCATTCCCCATTAATTCAACATTCAACGCCACTACTCCAAAGCTTGAGCTATTAGGATTAAATGCATGTAACTTGACTGAATTCCCAACTTTTTTGCGTTCTCAGCATGAATTGATGATTTTGTTTCTCTCCCACAACAAAATTCAGGGCCAAATACCAAACTGGATATTCAACATAGGGAAACAAACTCTCTTATTGTTGGATCTATCCTCCAACTTCCTTACAACTTTTGTGCCTTCCAACCACACTCCGCCAATTCTTCCATGGGATAGTTTACTTACTTTGGGTCTTTCTTTCAACAAGCTGCAAGGATCACTTCCAATCCCTCCACCTTCCATCACCCAATACCATGTCTCAAACAATAAATTGACTGGAGAAATCTCACCATTGTATTGCAATTTTAGCTCAATTGTAATGCTGGATCTCTCACACAACAACTTGGGGGGCATGCTTCCCAAATGCTTGAGCAAATTGAGCAACTTGGAGGTATTGAATTTACAAAACAACAATTTCCGTGGAATACTTCCTGGAATATACATGGAAGAAAGTAGATTGAGAGCAATTGATGTAAGTTATAATCAATTAGAAGGGCAAGTACCAAGATCATTGTCCAACTGCACAATGCTGGAGGTTCTTCTTCTTGGTAACAATCAATTTTCTGACATTTTTCCCTCTTGGTTGGGGAAGCTTCCAAGGTTGAGGGTTCTAAGTTTGCAATCTAATGGGTTCCATAGTGCAATTGGGAAACCTGAAAGCAGTCTTGATTTCCCCAAGTTGCAAATCATTGATGTCTCTTTCAATAACTTTACAGGTAAGTTACCATATAAGCACTTCCAAAGTTGGACCTCCATGAAAGTTGCCAACTTGACATTTGACAAGGATAATGCTTATATGGGTGTAGTCACAACGACCTTATCACCTTCCGAAACTCTTGAAAGCGATATTAGTTACACCTTGGAAATTACAAACAAAGGCATCAAGACACTATATAAAAAGATCCAAGATCATCTTGTAGCTATTGATCTCTCAAGCAATAAATTTGATGGAGAAATTTCAGAAGTCATTGGAAATCTAAAGGGGCTTCATTTGCTCAACATATCCAACAACATTCTCATTGGTCCTATTCCATCTTCTTTAGGGAACTTAACGGAGCTTGAATCTTTAGACCTTTCTCAAAATGAGCTTTCAGGAGAGATTCCTCAGCAATTATTGCAACTCACATTCCTTGCAATCTTTAATGCCTCAAATAACCATCTCACAGGGCCTATTCCACAAGGTAAACAATTCTCTACCTTTGAAAATGATTCATATTTGGGAAACACAGGTTTGTGTGGTGTGCCTTTGACTAAGAAATGCAAAATTTCTGAGACAATGACATTGCCACCGCCGAATTCCAAACAAGGTGAAGGGTCAAATTTCCCAAGTAAATCTGATTGGGTAGTTATAGTGATGGGATATGGGAGTGGGTTAATAATTGGGTTTGTTATTGGGAATAACCTGACCATAAGAAAGTTGGAGAGGTTTCTCAAGAATTTTGGAAGAAAGCAGTAA
- the LOC142626998 gene encoding receptor-like protein 7 isoform X4: MGSYMCLLISMRLLFFLSIFHYLNSFSSLSTQPVCKDFESSALLQFKQSFKINVSASSDPSAYPKISSWNSGERNDCCSWDGVLCDRGTGYVIGLDLSSSQLYGSFNSSSSLLRLVHLQKLNLADNSFNYSQIPPSIRYLSNLTYLNLSMSAFSGQIPPAIFELSNLVSLDRSLNPLELQKPGLKSLVENLTSLKHLYLGMVNLSSPVPHILANLSSLKSLGLRGCELYGEFPMEIFKLRNLQFLSVRDNENLIGYLPEFHSSNPLRILRLANTGFSGKLPDSIGNLKSLIELDIHTCHFSGLVPTSLGNLTNLIVLSLSNNKFSGQIPFSLANLTQLSQLLLSWNSFSAQTLPWLGKQTKLTDLRLGEANLYGDIPSSLKNLTQLTGLSLVSNQLTGQIPPWLGNLTQLTHLDLGGNEFHGSIPQSICRLANLEYLSLTENNLSGRVDMDLFLKLKNLTALQLSGVHLSFPINSTFNATTPKLELLGLNACNLTEFPTFLRSQHELMILFLSHNKIQGQIPNWIFNIGKQTLLLLDLSSNFLTTFVPSNHTPPILPWDSLLTLGLSFNKLQGSLPIPPPSITQYHVSNNKLTGEISPLYCNFSSIVMLDLSHNNLGGMLPKCLSKLSNLEVLNLQNNNFRGILPGIYMEESRLRAIDVSYNQLEGQVPRSLSNCTMLEVLLLGNNQFSDIFPSWLGKLPRLRVLSLQSNGFHSAIGKPESSLDFPKLQIIDVSFNNFTGKLPYKHFQSWTSMKVANLTFDKDNAYMGVVTTTLSPSETLESDISYTLEITNKGIKTLYKKIQDHLVAIDLSSNKFDGEISEVIGNLKGLHLLNISNNILIGPIPSSLGNLTELESLDLSQNELSGEIPQQLLQLTFLAIFNASNNHLTGPIPQGTI; encoded by the exons ATGGGGTCATACATGTGTCTCTTGATATCTATGCGCTTGCTCTTCTTCTTGTCGATTTTTCATTATCTAAATAGTTTTTCCTCTTTATCAACTCAGCCAGTGTGTAAAGATTTTGAGAGTTCTGCCTTGTTGCAATTCAAGCAAAGCTTTAAAATTAATGTGAGTGCTTCTTCTGATCCTTCTGCTTATCCAAAGATTTCATCGTGGAACTCTGGAGAAAGGAATGATTGTTGTTCGTGGGATGGTGTCCTTTGTGATAGAGGTACAGGTTACGTGATTGGCCTTGACCTCAGTAGCAGTCAACTGTATGGCTCCTTCAACTCCAGCAGCAGCCTTCTCCGCCTTGTTCACCTTCAAAAGCTCAATCTCGCTGATAATAGCTTCAATTATTCTCAAATTCCCCCAAGTATCAGGTACCTCTCAAACTTAACATATCTCAACCTTTCTATGTCTGCCTTCAGTGGTCAAATTCCACCAGCAATCTTTGAGCTCTCTAACTTGGTTTCCCTTGATCGCTCACTCAATCCATTGGAACTCCAAAAACCCGGCCTAAAAAGTCTTGTTGAGAACTTAACCAGCCTCAAACATCTTTATTTGGGTATGGTGAACTTATCTTCCCCGGTACCTCACATCTTGGCAAACTTGTCTTCTTTAAAATCTCTTGGCCTAAGAGGTTGTGAACTATACGGTGAATTTCCCATGGAGATTTTCAAGTTACGAAATCTTCAATTCCTCAGTGTGCGAGACAATGAGAATCTCATCGGATATCTACCAGAATTCCACAGTAGCAATCCCCTTCGAATACTGAGACTTGCAAACACGGGATTCTCTGGTAAGTTACCAGATTCAATTGGAAACCTAAAGTCCTTAATTGAATTGGATATCCATACTTGCCATTTCTCTGGTTTGGTACCGACTTCACTTGGTAACCTTACCAATCTCATCGTTTTGTCTctctcaaataataaattttcggGGCAAATCCCTTTCTCATTGGCCAACCTCACACAACTCAGTCAACTACTACTTTCCTGGAATAGTTTCAGTGCACAGACGTTGCCTTGGCTTGGTAAGCAAACAAAGCTCACTGATTTGCGGTTAGGGGAAGCCAATTTATATGGTGACATTCCATCTTCACTTAAGAACTTGACCCAGCTTACCGGATTATCCCTTGTCAGTAATCAACTGACAGGTCAAATTCCACCTTGGCTTGGAAACCTTACCCAGCTAACTCATTTGGACCTTGGGGGCAATGAATTCCATGGTTCAATTCCACAATCAATTTGTAGGCTTGCGAATCTTGAATATCTGAGTCTTACTGAAAATAACCTTAGTGGCAGAGTGGACATGGACTTGTTTCTGAAGCTCAAAAATCTAACTGCACTCCAGCTTTCAGGAGTCCATCTATCATTCCCCATTAATTCAACATTCAACGCCACTACTCCAAAGCTTGAGCTATTAGGATTAAATGCATGTAACTTGACTGAATTCCCAACTTTTTTGCGTTCTCAGCATGAATTGATGATTTTGTTTCTCTCCCACAACAAAATTCAGGGCCAAATACCAAACTGGATATTCAACATAGGGAAACAAACTCTCTTATTGTTGGATCTATCCTCCAACTTCCTTACAACTTTTGTGCCTTCCAACCACACTCCGCCAATTCTTCCATGGGATAGTTTACTTACTTTGGGTCTTTCTTTCAACAAGCTGCAAGGATCACTTCCAATCCCTCCACCTTCCATCACCCAATACCATGTCTCAAACAATAAATTGACTGGAGAAATCTCACCATTGTATTGCAATTTTAGCTCAATTGTAATGCTGGATCTCTCACACAACAACTTGGGGGGCATGCTTCCCAAATGCTTGAGCAAATTGAGCAACTTGGAGGTATTGAATTTACAAAACAACAATTTCCGTGGAATACTTCCTGGAATATACATGGAAGAAAGTAGATTGAGAGCAATTGATGTAAGTTATAATCAATTAGAAGGGCAAGTACCAAGATCATTGTCCAACTGCACAATGCTGGAGGTTCTTCTTCTTGGTAACAATCAATTTTCTGACATTTTTCCCTCTTGGTTGGGGAAGCTTCCAAGGTTGAGGGTTCTAAGTTTGCAATCTAATGGGTTCCATAGTGCAATTGGGAAACCTGAAAGCAGTCTTGATTTCCCCAAGTTGCAAATCATTGATGTCTCTTTCAATAACTTTACAGGTAAGTTACCATATAAGCACTTCCAAAGTTGGACCTCCATGAAAGTTGCCAACTTGACATTTGACAAGGATAATGCTTATATGGGTGTAGTCACAACGACCTTATCACCTTCCGAAACTCTTGAAAGCGATATTAGTTACACCTTGGAAATTACAAACAAAGGCATCAAGACACTATATAAAAAGATCCAAGATCATCTTGTAGCTATTGATCTCTCAAGCAATAAATTTGATGGAGAAATTTCAGAAGTCATTGGAAATCTAAAGGGGCTTCATTTGCTCAACATATCCAACAACATTCTCATTGGTCCTATTCCATCTTCTTTAGGGAACTTAACGGAGCTTGAATCTTTAGACCTTTCTCAAAATGAGCTTTCAGGAGAGATTCCTCAGCAATTATTGCAACTCACATTCCTTGCAATCTTTAATGCCTCAAATAACCATCTCACAGGGCCTATTCCACAAG GGACTATCTGA